One window from the genome of Anopheles coluzzii chromosome X, AcolN3, whole genome shotgun sequence encodes:
- the LOC120955067 gene encoding cardio acceleratory peptide 2b, producing the protein MLAGSQAKPPVCVALALVLLGVTVHLAGAEAPEFESVGRVSKRGPTVGLFAFPRVGRSDPELNLDWESSAMLPLETADDYEDYPMKEMKRQGLVPFPRVGRSGKSELAMAAARYWQAARNLQQQQQQQQSVVKRAGGTGANSAMWFGPRLGKRSRFGAAAASGSSEQQQQQLKAEQL; encoded by the exons ATGTTGGCCGGCTCGCAAGCGAAACCGCCGGTGTGTGTAGCGCTCGCGCTGGTACTGCTGGGTGTCACCGTACATCTTGCCGGCGCGGAAG CGCCCGAGTTTGAGTCGGTGGGACGGGTGAGCAAGCGGGGCCCCACCGTCGGACTGTTTGCGTTTCCGCGCGTCGGCCGCAGCGATCCGGAGCTGAACCTCGACTGGGAGTCGTCCGCCATGCTGCCGCTGGAGACTGCCGACGACTACG AAGACTACCCGATGAAGGAGATGAAGCGCCAGGGACTGGTGCCGTTCCCTCGCGTCGGCCGCTCGGGCAAATCGGAGCTGGCAATGGCGGCCGCCCGTTACTGGCAGGCGGCCCGcaacctccagcagcagcagcagcagcagcagagcgtCGTGAAGCGGGCCGGTGGCACGGGTGCCAACAGCGCCATGTGGTTCGGACCGCGGCTGGGAAAACGGAGCCGCTTCGGTGCCGCCGCAGCGAGCGGTagcagcgagcagcagcagcagcagcttaagGCGGAACAGCTGTAA